The Aureispira anguillae genome contains a region encoding:
- a CDS encoding RtcB family protein, which produces MKKEKLRGKDLAAIGYTETEIRSLAMLLVGKGYKYTSKAEKIAILKAVIKTPHNYIQDKIMGPVAIKLIDQQAKVATYTFTDKTFQIYGADGIAENAKSQMQQAMRLPVSVNGALMPDAHHGYGLPIGGVLATENAIIPYGVGVDIGCRMCLSIFDAKESYLEQNKSQLKKIIQNNSRFGRSTFEDNKREDAIFDRPEFREIGLIRSLLDKAYSQIGSSGGGNHFVEFGLVKINDINNDLNLPVGTYLALLTHSGSRGFGAKIANTYTNIAIKKRNLPKAVAHLSWLYMNEQEGQEYWLAMNLAGDYASACHHHIHRRVQKALGIKELRRIENHHNFAWKEQLKDGRSVYVHRKGATPAHQGQWGIIPGSMTAPAFIVRGLGNSASINSAAHGAGRAFSRRKAKESFTKKMLRNELKNKQVELIGAGLDEAPFAYKDIHTVMQAQQDLVQVVAPFYPKIVRMDSAKS; this is translated from the coding sequence ATGAAAAAAGAAAAGCTCAGAGGAAAAGATTTGGCGGCAATTGGGTATACAGAGACTGAAATTCGAAGTTTAGCGATGTTATTGGTAGGCAAAGGTTATAAATACACCTCTAAAGCCGAAAAAATAGCCATCCTTAAAGCGGTCATAAAAACACCCCATAATTATATTCAAGATAAAATTATGGGACCTGTTGCTATTAAATTAATTGACCAACAAGCCAAAGTAGCAACCTATACTTTTACAGACAAAACATTCCAGATTTATGGAGCAGATGGAATTGCCGAAAATGCAAAATCACAAATGCAACAGGCAATGCGTCTTCCCGTTTCGGTTAATGGAGCATTGATGCCTGATGCCCATCATGGTTATGGGTTGCCAATTGGAGGTGTTTTAGCCACTGAAAATGCCATTATTCCTTATGGTGTTGGCGTGGATATTGGCTGTAGAATGTGTTTGAGTATCTTTGATGCCAAAGAGAGTTATTTGGAGCAGAACAAATCTCAACTAAAAAAAATTATTCAAAATAATTCTCGCTTTGGTCGGTCTACCTTTGAGGATAATAAAAGAGAGGATGCCATTTTTGATCGTCCTGAGTTTAGAGAGATTGGCTTAATTCGTTCTCTACTGGACAAAGCTTATTCCCAAATCGGGTCTTCGGGAGGAGGCAATCATTTTGTAGAATTCGGTTTAGTAAAGATCAATGATATTAACAATGATTTAAATCTACCTGTTGGTACTTACCTTGCTTTATTAACCCATTCTGGTTCTAGAGGTTTTGGCGCTAAAATAGCCAATACTTACACCAATATTGCTATAAAAAAACGAAATCTTCCAAAAGCTGTGGCTCACTTATCTTGGCTTTATATGAATGAGCAAGAAGGACAAGAATATTGGTTGGCAATGAATTTGGCAGGAGATTATGCTTCGGCTTGCCATCATCACATCCACCGAAGAGTCCAAAAAGCACTAGGGATAAAAGAACTGCGCAGAATAGAAAATCATCATAACTTTGCATGGAAAGAGCAGTTAAAAGATGGTCGTTCTGTTTATGTCCATCGCAAGGGAGCTACTCCTGCTCATCAAGGGCAATGGGGTATTATCCCAGGGTCTATGACTGCCCCTGCTTTTATTGTTAGAGGCTTGGGCAATAGTGCTTCTATTAATTCCGCAGCACATGGAGCAGGACGAGCATTTTCTAGACGAAAAGCAAAAGAATCTTTCACTAAAAAAATGCTTCGCAACGAATTAAAAAATAAACAGGTAGAACTAATTGGTGCAGGCTTAGACGAAGCTCCCTTTGCTTATAAGGATATTCATACGGTTATGCAAGCACAACAAGATTTAGTTCAAGTTGTTGCGCCATTTTATCCTAAAATTGTACGAATGGACAGTGCAAAATCTTAA
- the hemW gene encoding radical SAM family heme chaperone HemW, with amino-acid sequence MAGIYIHIPFCKQACYYCNFHFSTSLRQKDELLLAIHKELVERKTYLKGQVIETVYFGGGTPSLLSAKEILQLWAVIEEHYQLKTNLEVTLEANPDDLTLDYLEALKETPINRFSIGIQSFFDNDLVYMNRAHNAAHAKECIQAAQAAGFDNLTIDLIYGTPTTSHQQWRENLRTAFELNIPHISCYALTVEPRTALAHFIEKGKTANTDDNHIAEQFEILLDEMETNGYEQYEISNFCLPGNYAKHNSNYWTGKHYLGVGPAAHSFDGESRQWNIAHNPKYIKALAQQESYWERELLTIQNQFNEYIMTSLRTKWGVRIDQLIEWGSTTKMWFEKKALTYIQEGLMEKTKQAYILTAKGKIVSDAIISDLFMDE; translated from the coding sequence TTGGCAGGTATTTACATCCATATTCCATTCTGTAAACAGGCATGTTATTATTGTAATTTCCATTTTTCGACTTCTTTGCGCCAGAAAGATGAATTATTGCTCGCAATTCATAAAGAACTTGTAGAACGTAAGACTTATTTAAAGGGGCAAGTCATTGAAACGGTTTATTTTGGAGGAGGGACTCCTTCGTTATTATCTGCTAAAGAAATCCTTCAATTATGGGCAGTTATTGAGGAGCATTATCAATTAAAAACAAACCTAGAGGTAACACTAGAAGCTAATCCAGATGATTTGACGTTGGATTATTTAGAGGCATTAAAAGAAACTCCAATCAATCGTTTTAGCATAGGGATTCAATCTTTTTTTGATAACGATCTTGTTTATATGAATCGGGCGCATAATGCAGCGCATGCCAAAGAATGTATTCAAGCAGCACAAGCGGCAGGTTTTGATAATTTGACAATCGACTTGATTTATGGCACACCAACAACGAGTCATCAGCAATGGCGAGAAAACTTAAGGACAGCGTTTGAATTAAATATACCACATATTTCTTGCTATGCGTTAACGGTAGAACCTAGAACAGCTTTGGCACATTTTATCGAAAAAGGAAAAACGGCTAATACAGACGACAACCACATTGCAGAGCAGTTTGAAATTTTGTTGGATGAAATGGAAACGAATGGCTATGAGCAATATGAAATTTCTAATTTTTGTTTGCCAGGAAATTATGCAAAACACAATTCAAATTATTGGACAGGAAAACATTATCTAGGGGTAGGTCCCGCAGCCCATTCTTTTGATGGAGAATCTAGGCAATGGAATATAGCGCATAACCCTAAATATATAAAAGCCTTAGCGCAACAAGAGAGTTATTGGGAAAGAGAGCTGTTGACGATCCAAAATCAATTTAATGAATATATCATGACCTCTTTGAGAACCAAGTGGGGAGTTCGCATTGATCAGTTAATAGAGTGGGGGAGTACAACTAAAATGTGGTTTGAAAAAAAAGCACTAACCTATATCCAAGAGGGGTTGATGGAAAAAACAAAACAAGCTTATATACTGACGGCAAAAGGCAAGATTGTTTCAGATGCTATTATTTCAGATTTGTTTATGGATGAATAA
- a CDS encoding T9SS type A sorting domain-containing protein, with protein sequence MKKHLLFALSSFIFILLAVNTQAQTSANLEAARTDANPVYEQFNSQCILDKVEYQKDRTIFHFRYRASSYTSIWLYSPEGEHPWFLKDEINDKKYNLIGVYNVRRNNRLTHKEVTGGYVYLNADSKKEKTYFECEVHFERLPQNVSEVDLIEGEGMEEAWNHFHCFNIQVAPLKEKAVPVVAPIQPEDIVLAPAIDLLEEAIAPIELVAAAPTTNEKPNHKTIKPSKENSTTLSDVATLSNWSVFPTPATNVLNVKQTNPQEADLALINVYGQVIWTGKTKSTSTTIDVSKFSTGAYFLQHTVAGNTTSQKVLIQ encoded by the coding sequence ATGAAAAAGCATTTACTTTTTGCCCTTAGCAGTTTTATTTTTATACTCTTAGCGGTCAATACACAGGCACAAACATCAGCTAATCTTGAAGCAGCTAGAACAGACGCTAATCCTGTTTATGAACAATTTAATAGTCAATGTATTCTAGACAAGGTAGAATACCAAAAAGACCGTACCATTTTTCATTTTCGTTACAGAGCAAGTAGTTATACTTCTATTTGGCTCTATTCTCCTGAAGGAGAACATCCTTGGTTTTTAAAAGATGAAATCAATGACAAAAAATACAATTTAATTGGGGTTTATAACGTTCGTAGAAACAACCGATTAACCCACAAAGAAGTCACAGGTGGCTACGTTTATTTAAATGCTGATTCTAAAAAAGAAAAAACATATTTTGAATGTGAGGTACACTTTGAACGTCTTCCTCAAAATGTTTCGGAAGTAGATTTAATAGAAGGCGAAGGGATGGAAGAAGCATGGAACCACTTCCATTGTTTTAACATTCAGGTAGCTCCGCTTAAAGAAAAAGCCGTACCCGTTGTTGCACCAATCCAACCAGAAGATATTGTTCTTGCTCCTGCTATTGATTTGTTGGAGGAAGCAATTGCTCCTATTGAGCTGGTTGCCGCTGCACCAACCACAAATGAAAAACCCAATCACAAAACAATAAAACCATCTAAAGAGAATTCCACTACTTTATCAGATGTTGCTACACTTAGTAATTGGAGCGTTTTCCCGACTCCTGCTACCAATGTACTTAATGTGAAACAAACCAATCCACAAGAAGCTGATTTGGCATTAATCAATGTTTATGGTCAAGTTATTTGGACGGGTAAAACAAAGAGTACTAGCACTACTATTGATGTTAGCAAATTTTCTACTGGTGCTTATTTTTTGCAGCACACAGTAGCGGGTAACACTACATCTCAAAAAGTATTGATCCAGTAA
- a CDS encoding glycoside hydrolase 5 family protein, producing the protein MKHLLIILMAAFFTSATPVPKPGPPPEGFVTVDGTQFKIGGKPYRFIGTNFWYGMHLGVPAKRDRLIKELDKLQAIGCNNLRIMVGSEGPEGEKYRVQPPLMIKPFQYNEDILEGLDFLLAEMAKRNIYGVLVLGNFWHWSGGFAQYLSWLDNKPIPYPSLDGGVSWGIYMDYTFRFYKNTRAKNWFKAHVKKVVERTNSITGKAYKDDPTIMSWQLANEPKCGVRVGPYRKWIRQTAKFIRKMDPHHLISTGSEGIMSESLFGNRRKNFIKNHSVEIDYLTAHIWIQNWGWYDPHKVKTLESAQKKAIAYLDKHIEIAKEMNKPLVLEEFGIARDAESYDASSTVHQRDSYFKFMFEHLEKNINEGGPYQGINFWAWGGEGRPRVPRSVYEAGDDLIGDPPHEYQGWYSVYNTDSTTHELIKSFNDKFQK; encoded by the coding sequence ATGAAACATTTATTGATTATCCTAATGGCTGCTTTTTTTACATCTGCTACCCCTGTTCCCAAACCAGGTCCTCCACCAGAAGGTTTTGTAACAGTAGACGGAACCCAATTTAAAATAGGAGGAAAACCCTATCGTTTTATAGGCACTAATTTTTGGTATGGTATGCACTTAGGGGTGCCAGCCAAAAGAGATCGTCTAATCAAAGAACTAGACAAATTGCAAGCAATAGGCTGCAATAATTTGCGCATCATGGTTGGCTCTGAAGGACCTGAAGGAGAAAAATATCGAGTGCAACCTCCTTTAATGATTAAGCCATTTCAATACAATGAAGATATTTTGGAAGGCTTAGATTTTCTTTTAGCAGAAATGGCAAAGCGCAATATTTATGGTGTTTTGGTTTTGGGGAATTTTTGGCATTGGTCTGGTGGCTTTGCCCAATATTTATCTTGGCTAGACAATAAACCCATTCCCTACCCCTCGCTAGACGGTGGTGTTTCATGGGGAATTTACATGGACTATACCTTCCGTTTTTACAAAAATACTCGTGCTAAGAATTGGTTCAAAGCGCATGTCAAAAAAGTAGTAGAGCGCACAAATAGTATTACAGGCAAAGCTTATAAAGATGATCCAACCATTATGTCTTGGCAATTGGCTAACGAGCCCAAATGTGGTGTTCGAGTAGGTCCTTACCGCAAGTGGATTCGTCAAACGGCAAAATTCATCCGCAAAATGGATCCTCATCATTTAATTTCTACAGGAAGTGAGGGAATTATGTCTGAATCCCTGTTTGGCAATCGTCGAAAGAATTTCATTAAGAATCATTCTGTTGAAATTGATTATTTGACGGCGCATATTTGGATTCAAAATTGGGGTTGGTATGATCCACATAAAGTCAAAACCTTAGAATCTGCTCAAAAAAAGGCAATTGCTTATTTAGACAAGCATATTGAAATTGCCAAAGAGATGAACAAGCCGTTAGTTTTGGAAGAATTTGGTATCGCTAGAGATGCAGAGAGCTACGATGCTAGTTCTACTGTCCATCAACGAGATTCTTACTTCAAATTTATGTTTGAGCATCTAGAAAAAAACATCAATGAAGGAGGACCTTACCAAGGAATCAACTTTTGGGCATGGGGAGGAGAAGGACGCCCACGTGTACCAAGATCTGTTTATGAAGCAGGCGATGATTTAATAGGAGACCCACCTCACGAATACCAAGGATGGTATTCTGTTTATAACACAGATTCTACCACACATGAGCTCATCAAATCATTTAATGATAAGTTTCAAAAATAA
- a CDS encoding alanine/glycine:cation symporter family protein, giving the protein MKPRIQTIQQRLFFLLFALLSPILAFCQDPAAKGIDQKIDEAFKPIADAIFNFVLYSIPLGGGLSAPIVLIVLISGALYFTFYFAFPNIRYLGLAIKTVKGDFYEPTSTSNITPSDHQRATVLDDMPDTIRDESAQGEVTPFQALTAALSATVGLGNIAGVAVALSVGGPGATFWMILAGILGMATKFTECTLGVKYREIDADGTVHGGPMYYLSKGLDSKGLGGLGKVFAVFFAIMCVGGSFGGGNMFQANQAAAQFLSMVYGNDIPLAAKTIFGVIIAILVAVVIIGGIKRIGQVTEKIVPFMAVLYVGAAIVIIIMNIAAIPAAVGLIFSGAFTPTAAVGGFIGVLIQGFQRAAFSNEAGVGSAAIAHSAVRTAHPASEGMVALLEPFIDTVVICTMTALVLIVTNIDGGFMTYGSQVPDGVVVTSTAFESTIPGASYILTIAVVLFAFSTMLSWSYYGLQAWKYLFGKGKTTDLVYKVLFCVFVVIGSAAGLGSVVHFSDAMIFAMVFPNIIGLLILAPVVKEEVAKYVAFTKNYKK; this is encoded by the coding sequence ATGAAACCAAGAATTCAGACCATTCAACAACGATTGTTTTTTTTGCTTTTTGCCCTATTATCTCCCATCTTAGCTTTTTGTCAAGATCCTGCTGCCAAAGGAATCGATCAAAAAATTGATGAAGCATTCAAGCCCATCGCCGATGCTATCTTTAATTTTGTTCTTTATTCTATTCCACTAGGTGGAGGTTTATCGGCTCCCATTGTATTAATTGTACTAATTTCAGGAGCTTTGTATTTTACCTTTTACTTTGCCTTTCCCAACATTCGTTACCTAGGATTGGCCATCAAAACTGTAAAAGGTGACTTTTATGAGCCTACATCAACCAGCAACATTACCCCATCAGATCATCAACGAGCAACGGTCTTAGACGATATGCCCGATACGATTCGTGACGAAAGCGCCCAAGGTGAAGTTACTCCCTTTCAGGCATTAACAGCCGCACTTTCAGCTACAGTTGGTCTAGGAAACATTGCAGGGGTTGCCGTAGCCTTGTCGGTTGGTGGTCCTGGAGCTACCTTTTGGATGATTTTGGCAGGTATTTTAGGAATGGCTACTAAATTTACAGAATGTACCTTGGGGGTAAAATACCGTGAAATTGATGCCGATGGCACTGTTCATGGTGGTCCCATGTATTATTTGAGCAAAGGACTTGACAGCAAAGGGCTAGGAGGCTTAGGTAAAGTATTTGCTGTTTTCTTTGCTATTATGTGTGTTGGAGGATCGTTTGGTGGAGGAAATATGTTCCAAGCCAATCAAGCGGCTGCTCAATTCTTAAGCATGGTTTATGGCAATGATATTCCTCTTGCTGCAAAAACTATTTTTGGTGTTATTATCGCCATTTTAGTAGCTGTTGTGATTATTGGAGGTATCAAACGAATTGGTCAAGTAACTGAAAAAATAGTTCCTTTTATGGCCGTACTTTACGTTGGTGCAGCTATTGTTATTATAATTATGAATATAGCTGCCATACCTGCTGCTGTGGGGCTTATTTTTTCTGGTGCATTTACACCAACCGCTGCTGTAGGTGGTTTTATTGGGGTTTTGATTCAAGGTTTTCAACGTGCTGCCTTCTCTAATGAAGCTGGTGTAGGTTCTGCTGCTATTGCCCACTCTGCGGTACGTACAGCACATCCTGCTAGTGAAGGAATGGTTGCTTTATTAGAGCCTTTTATTGATACCGTTGTCATTTGTACCATGACGGCTTTGGTTTTGATTGTTACCAATATTGATGGTGGTTTTATGACCTACGGTTCTCAGGTTCCTGATGGTGTTGTAGTAACTTCTACTGCATTTGAATCTACCATACCAGGTGCGTCTTATATTTTAACCATTGCGGTGGTTTTATTCGCTTTTTCTACCATGTTATCATGGTCTTATTATGGTCTACAAGCTTGGAAATACCTATTTGGAAAAGGAAAAACAACAGATTTAGTTTATAAAGTCTTGTTCTGTGTTTTTGTAGTGATTGGTTCTGCTGCTGGCTTAGGCTCTGTGGTTCACTTTTCAGATGCCATGATTTTTGCAATGGTATTCCCCAACATCATTGGTTTATTAATCTTAGCCCCTGTGGTCAAAGAAGAAGTTGCTAAATATGTTGCGTTTACCAAAAACTATAAAAAATAA
- a CDS encoding dihydrofolate reductase, producing MRVSTIVGMGNHNEIGKGNDIPWYLPADLKYFKKITSGHPIIMGRKCFESIGKPLPNRTNIIVSRNPEFHIDGCILVHSIGAALAVAQDKGAEEAFIIGGGEIYKKGLPLSTRLYLTTIDITVKDADVFFPKINMDHWNVISQEAHQKDAKNPYDYTFKVLERKE from the coding sequence ATGAGAGTATCAACAATTGTAGGGATGGGCAATCATAATGAAATAGGCAAGGGAAATGATATTCCTTGGTACTTGCCTGCCGACCTCAAATATTTTAAAAAAATCACATCTGGACACCCCATTATCATGGGGCGAAAGTGTTTTGAATCTATTGGAAAACCACTCCCCAACCGAACCAATATCATTGTTAGCCGAAATCCTGAATTTCATATCGATGGCTGTATTTTAGTCCATTCTATTGGCGCAGCATTGGCAGTAGCACAAGACAAAGGAGCAGAGGAAGCATTTATTATTGGAGGAGGAGAAATTTATAAAAAAGGGCTACCGCTTTCTACTCGGCTATATTTAACGACCATTGATATAACGGTTAAGGATGCTGATGTGTTCTTTCCTAAAATCAATATGGATCATTGGAATGTAATTAGCCAAGAGGCACATCAAAAAGATGCCAAGAATCCTTACGATTATACCTTCAAAGTCTTAGAACGCAAAGAATAA
- a CDS encoding ion transporter has translation MRFQNIKGPLQWLSVLTDLAMLGLTIFDLLWLMFDALYTMHTVQAFVDPILPFYRSIHQDFYVYDGIIVSIFITEFIGRWLIAIYQKTYDKWFFYPFIHWYDVLGCFPTGSFRILRLFRIIGLTYRLHKWQVIDLHNYALINILRHYYNIAIEEISDRVVIKVLEETKNEINRGQPINDAIVQEVIRPRQSEITTILSQVIQDGVREKYPQYRKLLAKHISKTVQDTVSKNPEVQQIERIPVVGAPIQQSLNSATSQIVFGVIDRLILDISAAKNQKTISLVLDSVLEVFLQHPSLQNSDLSNALIIDSIDLIVKRVQVKQWKNAAL, from the coding sequence TTGCGTTTTCAAAATATCAAAGGACCTCTACAGTGGCTAAGTGTACTTACCGACTTAGCCATGCTAGGTTTAACGATTTTTGATTTACTTTGGCTAATGTTTGACGCATTGTATACCATGCATACAGTTCAAGCATTCGTTGATCCTATCTTGCCTTTTTATCGATCGATTCATCAAGATTTTTATGTTTATGATGGGATTATTGTCTCTATTTTTATAACGGAATTCATTGGGCGTTGGCTGATCGCTATCTATCAAAAGACATATGACAAATGGTTCTTCTACCCTTTTATCCACTGGTATGATGTCTTAGGCTGCTTCCCCACAGGATCTTTTCGTATTTTGCGCTTATTCCGAATTATAGGGCTTACCTATCGCCTACACAAATGGCAAGTCATTGATCTCCATAACTATGCATTAATTAATATTTTAAGGCACTACTATAACATTGCTATTGAAGAAATTTCAGATCGAGTTGTTATCAAGGTTTTAGAAGAAACCAAAAATGAAATCAACCGAGGACAACCAATCAATGATGCTATTGTACAGGAAGTTATTCGACCTCGCCAGTCCGAAATCACAACAATTCTTAGTCAGGTCATCCAAGATGGCGTTCGAGAAAAGTACCCTCAATACCGAAAATTATTAGCCAAACACATCTCGAAAACAGTACAAGATACGGTTTCTAAAAATCCTGAGGTGCAGCAAATTGAACGCATTCCTGTTGTTGGTGCGCCAATCCAACAAAGCCTAAATTCAGCAACCAGCCAAATTGTTTTTGGTGTCATTGATCGACTTATTTTAGATATAAGTGCTGCCAAAAATCAAAAGACAATTAGTCTAGTATTAGATAGTGTATTGGAAGTTTTTTTGCAGCATCCCTCTTTACAAAATTCAGACTTGAGCAACGCCTTGATTATTGACTCGATCGACCTTATTGTCAAACGAGTGCAAGTAAAACAATGGAAAAATGCTGCTTTATAA
- a CDS encoding DEAD/DEAH box helicase: protein MNTTAIRALCINGTQAYYDYLDKNDRGLQRIGIAAILALPKGLFQVKINGNLFDTEAIFFLLKTNHKKLNSSQIQVVSYDKNSKTLILRPEEQYHALFTQLTPTDLEIISDLKFLVERVKLWYEKNGGALQLPTQCSPLKNKLKSIDFFNNILPSNNQKEAIFTIFNHPLSYIWGAPGTGKTQAVLSYALLHYLKNGYKVAILAPTNNAIEQVLRGVIAMTDKAKIQREQIIRLGTPSKAFADEFPEVCEARGIIKQLEELKNQAKIIEKVLLYKSYELLLNILQEGEGIFVELQTLKNKLDNLVIEERKLLVQINATKKKIERRQKQIQTIKSTIRILDRKIQQLDSTMARGSLHNLAQLKKDKAQLQQEYRAIEDEIDDFLAHSELLEEDRKTALIVVNQQKTKLHTKIEFIETEFKKNNATALVQDLLSDRSELVEAAIQKIKTAYQNNQVELGALADSYAAISIDQLKHEQAAIKQQQTLLSGYSTEERLKNVRIIAATLDGYIGRFMEEKLPVHHIFIDEAGYANIAKVLPLFNHRVPITLLGDHKQLPPVCEISDQTIARDPSYHDAFIWGQSAIYATGLFFKEKEEALKEYIRNSPLRLKAMQKADLNQTYRFGSNLAQVLNQYVYQNGFESAVTKEKTTIYYVDAPKPSSSKKKRENNTEALLIQALVSQIEDDFVILTPYRNQLKLLGDLLPQARKNQQIITVHGSQGREWSTVILSLVDTYDKWFTDSQNNLSKGLNLINTAVSRAKKQLIIVGDVRFWKRQEGQLIKGLLDIGIPLVEKK, encoded by the coding sequence ATGAATACAACAGCGATAAGAGCACTTTGTATCAATGGAACACAAGCTTATTATGATTATTTGGATAAGAATGATCGTGGTTTGCAACGCATCGGAATTGCTGCTATACTTGCTTTGCCTAAGGGGTTATTTCAAGTCAAAATAAATGGAAATCTATTTGATACTGAAGCGATCTTTTTTTTGTTGAAAACCAATCATAAAAAATTGAACAGCTCCCAAATTCAGGTTGTTTCTTATGATAAAAATAGCAAGACTTTGATTTTGCGACCAGAAGAGCAATATCATGCTTTGTTCACCCAATTAACGCCCACCGATTTAGAGATTATTTCAGATCTCAAGTTTTTGGTAGAACGGGTAAAACTTTGGTATGAAAAAAATGGTGGTGCCTTGCAGTTACCGACTCAATGTTCTCCTCTTAAAAACAAACTTAAATCAATTGATTTTTTCAACAATATATTACCCTCTAATAATCAAAAGGAAGCAATTTTTACTATTTTTAATCATCCACTCAGTTATATCTGGGGGGCACCTGGAACGGGCAAAACGCAGGCAGTTTTATCTTATGCTTTATTGCATTATTTAAAAAATGGCTACAAAGTGGCGATTTTGGCTCCTACTAATAATGCCATTGAGCAAGTATTGAGAGGAGTAATTGCCATGACGGACAAAGCCAAGATCCAACGAGAGCAGATTATTCGCTTAGGCACACCATCCAAGGCATTTGCAGATGAGTTCCCAGAAGTTTGTGAAGCAAGAGGCATTATAAAGCAATTGGAAGAATTAAAAAATCAAGCAAAAATAATAGAGAAAGTATTGCTCTACAAAAGCTATGAATTGTTGCTAAATATACTTCAAGAGGGAGAAGGGATTTTTGTAGAATTACAAACGCTCAAAAATAAACTGGATAATTTGGTCATTGAGGAACGTAAGTTATTAGTACAAATCAATGCCACTAAAAAGAAGATAGAGCGCCGCCAAAAACAAATCCAAACCATAAAATCAACGATTCGTATTCTTGATCGAAAAATTCAACAACTCGATTCAACCATGGCTCGTGGAAGTCTTCATAACTTAGCTCAACTAAAAAAAGACAAAGCCCAATTACAGCAAGAATACCGTGCTATTGAAGATGAAATAGATGACTTTTTAGCTCATAGTGAACTTTTAGAGGAGGATAGAAAGACCGCCTTGATTGTCGTCAACCAACAAAAGACAAAACTCCACACTAAAATAGAATTTATAGAAACAGAGTTCAAAAAAAATAATGCAACTGCCCTAGTTCAAGATTTATTGTCTGATCGTTCTGAGTTAGTAGAAGCTGCAATTCAAAAAATAAAAACGGCTTACCAAAACAATCAAGTCGAATTGGGGGCATTAGCAGACTCCTATGCTGCAATCTCTATTGATCAACTCAAACACGAACAGGCTGCCATCAAACAGCAACAGACCTTATTAAGTGGCTATTCCACAGAAGAACGACTAAAAAATGTTCGTATTATTGCTGCTACGCTAGATGGTTATATTGGTCGCTTTATGGAAGAAAAACTACCTGTTCACCATATCTTTATAGATGAGGCAGGCTATGCTAATATAGCAAAAGTACTTCCGCTCTTTAATCATCGTGTTCCAATTACGCTACTTGGCGATCATAAACAACTGCCTCCAGTTTGTGAAATTAGCGACCAAACCATTGCTAGAGATCCTAGTTATCACGATGCATTTATTTGGGGGCAATCTGCTATCTACGCAACAGGGCTTTTTTTCAAAGAAAAAGAAGAAGCCTTAAAAGAATACATTCGCAATAGCCCTCTAAGACTCAAGGCCATGCAAAAAGCAGACCTTAACCAAACCTATCGTTTTGGGAGTAACCTCGCTCAAGTCCTCAATCAATATGTTTATCAAAATGGATTTGAATCAGCTGTTACCAAAGAAAAAACAACAATTTATTATGTGGATGCTCCTAAACCTTCTAGTTCGAAAAAAAAGCGAGAAAATAATACAGAAGCATTGCTGATCCAGGCACTCGTTTCCCAAATAGAAGATGATTTTGTTATTTTAACCCCTTATAGAAATCAACTCAAACTCCTAGGCGATTTGCTCCCTCAAGCTCGAAAAAATCAGCAAATTATTACCGTTCATGGTTCACAAGGTAGAGAGTGGTCTACGGTAATTCTGTCTTTAGTAGACACCTATGATAAATGGTTTACGGATAGTCAAAATAATTTATCCAAGGGGCTAAACTTAATCAATACTGCGGTAAGTCGAGCCAAAAAACAATTGATTATTGTAGGAGATGTCCGCTTTTGGAAACGTCAAGAAGGGCAATTAATCAAGGGGCTTTTAGATATAGGAATTCCTCTTGTTGAAAAAAAATGA